In a genomic window of Cytobacillus sp. FSL H8-0458:
- the spoIIE gene encoding stage II sporulation protein E has product MEKVERNVMEPIGEVPFNKPKLDFAKGLKKLQSGLENFFLKKGYVLLIIGFLLGRALILAKLTPFSLPFFAAVYFIRRDKAPLALVGLMAGAATLSISNAVSAFGITFIFLFAFRVSKKWLSNEIRALPFYVFFTLLAGKLLEAFILKGQLTLYDGMMAGVESSLGFILTLIFLQGLPLLSINKRRQSLKTEEIVCLIIMLASVMTGTIGWTVYDLSVEHIMSRYLVLLFAFVAGATVGSTVGVVTGLIFSLANISSFYHMSLLAFAGLLGGLLKEGRKFGVAFGLLVATLLMGMYGEGSGNLMKTLSETGAAIFLFLLTPQALTLKLAKHIPGTPEYAAEQQQYMRKMRDVTAQRVAQFSSVFQALSKSFSSHDEPSQWEEDGDREVDYFLSNVTEKTCQTCFKKDHCWSKNFNTTYDYMMEIMHDVDNNEGALSPKLARDWEKYCTRSKKVTEAVQQELTYYKANQKLKKQVQESRRLVADQLRGVSEVMGDFAKEIQRERENHHKQEEQILEALQEFGIHIEQVEIYSLEQGNVDIDMTIPYCQGHGECEKLIAPMLSDILGETILVNSEECAAFPNGYCHVTFRSAKAFVVETGVAHAAKDGGLVSGDSYSTIELGCGKYAIAISDGMGNGERAHAESQETLQLLQKILQSGIEEQVAIKSVNSVLSLRTTDEIFSTLDLAMIDLQNADAKFLKIGSTPSFVKRGPKVMKIQASNLPMGIIQEFDVDVVSEQLKAGDLLIMMSDGVFEGPKHVENFDLWMKRKISELKTDDPQEVADLIMEEVIRSRSGNIEDDMTVVVSKVKHNTPKWTSIPVHAIRQKAN; this is encoded by the coding sequence ATGGAAAAGGTAGAAAGGAATGTAATGGAGCCGATCGGGGAAGTGCCCTTCAACAAACCGAAACTGGATTTTGCCAAAGGCTTAAAAAAGCTCCAATCAGGGCTGGAGAATTTCTTTCTGAAAAAAGGCTATGTTCTGCTGATCATTGGCTTTTTGCTTGGAAGAGCCTTGATATTGGCGAAGCTTACCCCATTTAGTCTTCCGTTTTTTGCAGCGGTTTATTTCATAAGAAGGGATAAGGCGCCCCTGGCCCTGGTGGGACTAATGGCAGGTGCCGCCACATTATCCATATCCAATGCGGTATCCGCTTTTGGAATCACCTTCATCTTTTTATTTGCATTCCGGGTCTCAAAGAAATGGCTGTCTAATGAAATCAGGGCACTGCCTTTTTATGTATTTTTCACGCTTTTGGCAGGCAAGCTCCTGGAGGCTTTTATTTTGAAGGGCCAGCTGACTTTATATGATGGCATGATGGCCGGTGTCGAGTCGAGCCTTGGCTTCATACTAACACTTATTTTTCTGCAGGGACTGCCGCTGCTTTCGATAAATAAACGCAGACAATCACTGAAAACTGAAGAAATCGTCTGCCTGATCATTATGCTGGCCTCTGTCATGACGGGAACCATCGGCTGGACGGTCTATGATCTTTCGGTCGAGCATATTATGTCACGCTACCTTGTCCTGCTCTTCGCCTTTGTGGCAGGGGCAACAGTCGGTTCTACAGTAGGGGTTGTAACCGGCCTGATCTTCTCCCTTGCGAATATATCGAGCTTTTATCATATGAGTCTGCTTGCTTTTGCGGGCCTTTTAGGAGGCCTTTTGAAAGAAGGCAGGAAATTTGGTGTGGCATTCGGACTTTTGGTTGCGACACTCCTGATGGGCATGTATGGAGAGGGCAGCGGAAACCTCATGAAAACTCTGTCAGAAACAGGTGCAGCCATTTTCTTATTTTTATTAACCCCGCAGGCTTTAACATTGAAATTGGCCAAGCACATCCCGGGAACACCTGAATATGCCGCAGAACAGCAGCAATATATGAGAAAAATGCGTGATGTAACGGCACAGCGCGTTGCCCAATTTTCGAGCGTCTTTCAGGCTCTTTCCAAAAGCTTTTCCTCTCATGATGAGCCGTCTCAATGGGAAGAGGACGGCGACAGGGAAGTGGATTACTTCTTAAGTAATGTAACGGAGAAAACCTGCCAGACTTGCTTTAAGAAGGATCATTGCTGGTCAAAGAACTTTAATACAACCTATGACTACATGATGGAAATTATGCATGATGTGGACAACAACGAAGGTGCCCTATCTCCTAAGCTTGCGAGGGATTGGGAAAAGTACTGTACAAGATCGAAAAAAGTGACAGAAGCCGTTCAGCAGGAGCTGACTTATTATAAAGCGAACCAAAAGCTGAAGAAGCAGGTTCAGGAAAGCAGAAGACTGGTAGCCGACCAGCTGAGGGGTGTTTCGGAGGTGATGGGTGACTTTGCCAAAGAAATTCAGAGAGAGCGGGAGAATCATCATAAACAGGAAGAACAGATCCTTGAAGCACTTCAGGAGTTTGGCATTCATATCGAGCAGGTGGAAATCTACAGCCTGGAGCAGGGGAATGTCGACATTGATATGACCATCCCATACTGCCAGGGACATGGGGAATGTGAAAAGCTCATTGCACCGATGCTATCTGATATTTTGGGAGAAACGATATTAGTAAATTCTGAGGAATGTGCCGCGTTTCCGAATGGATACTGCCATGTCACATTCCGGTCAGCCAAGGCTTTCGTGGTTGAAACAGGCGTTGCACATGCTGCGAAGGACGGGGGCTTAGTGTCCGGGGACAGCTATTCCACCATCGAGCTGGGCTGCGGAAAGTATGCGATTGCCATCAGTGATGGAATGGGCAATGGGGAAAGGGCCCATGCGGAAAGCCAGGAAACACTTCAGCTTCTGCAGAAAATTCTTCAATCGGGCATTGAAGAGCAGGTTGCCATCAAATCCGTCAATTCCGTTCTTTCTTTACGGACCACAGACGAAATTTTCTCCACTTTGGATCTGGCCATGATTGATCTGCAGAATGCTGACGCAAAATTTTTGAAAATTGGATCAACTCCAAGCTTTGTAAAAAGAGGTCCTAAGGTAATGAAAATTCAGGCCAGCAACCTCCCGATGGGCATCATTCAGGAATTTGATGTGGATGTGGTAAGTGAACAGCTTAAAGCCGGTGATTTATTGATCATGATGAGTGATGGCGTGTTTGAAGGGCCGAAGCATGTGGAGAACTTTGATTTGTGGATGAAGCGCAAAATATCCGAGTTGAAGACGGACGATCCGCAGGAAGTGGCCGATCTGATTATGGAAGAGGTGATCAGGTCAAGGTCCGGAAATATAGAGGATGATATGACAGTGGTAGTCTCAAAGGTTAAGCATAATACACCGAAATGGACAAGCATCCCTGTGCATGCCATCCGCCAAAAAGCCAACTGA
- a CDS encoding S1 domain-containing RNA-binding protein, translating to MSIEAGSKLTGKVTGITKFGAFVELPEGSTGLVHISEVADKYVKDINEHLKVGDMVEVKVINVEKDGKIGLSIKKAKDRPERSERPERGDRKEFRTNSNSGRPRHNRSNDHRPKENFEAKMARFLKDSEDRLSSLKRHTESKRGGRGAKRG from the coding sequence ATGTCAATCGAAGCAGGCAGCAAGTTAACAGGAAAGGTTACAGGCATTACAAAATTCGGAGCATTTGTGGAGCTGCCGGAAGGCTCAACCGGTCTGGTGCACATAAGTGAAGTCGCTGACAAGTATGTAAAAGATATTAATGAGCACCTAAAAGTGGGTGACATGGTTGAAGTAAAAGTCATTAATGTCGAAAAGGACGGCAAGATTGGATTATCCATCAAAAAGGCAAAAGACCGGCCTGAGCGTTCGGAAAGACCTGAAAGAGGAGACAGAAAAGAATTCAGAACGAATTCCAATTCTGGCCGCCCTCGCCATAACCGATCAAACGACCATCGCCCTAAAGAAAACTTTGAAGCCAAAATGGCCCGTTTCCTGAAGGACAGCGAGGATCGTCTGTCATCGCTAAAACGCCATACTGAATCCAAACGCGGAGGAAGAGGAGCTAAGCGAGGCTAA
- the yabP gene encoding sporulation protein YabP: MSQYYESNSNKTNTQEHDVIMRGRRLLDITGVKQVESFDNEEFLLETVMGFLAIRGQNLQMKNLDVDKGIVSIKGKVFDLVYIDDQNGDKAKGFFSKLFR; the protein is encoded by the coding sequence ATGAGTCAATATTATGAGTCAAATTCAAACAAAACCAATACTCAGGAACATGATGTCATTATGAGAGGCAGAAGGCTGCTTGATATTACGGGTGTTAAACAGGTGGAAAGCTTTGATAATGAAGAGTTTTTGCTGGAAACGGTGATGGGGTTCCTTGCGATTAGAGGGCAGAATCTGCAGATGAAAAATCTGGATGTGGACAAGGGAATTGTTTCCATCAAAGGGAAGGTATTTGACCTTGTTTATATTGACGATCAGAATGGAGATAAAGCTAAAGGTTTCTTTAGCAAGTTGTTCCGATGA
- the yabQ gene encoding spore cortex biosynthesis protein YabQ, whose translation MTLTTQFVTMLAMIGMGSVFGAALDTYNRFLQRTKRKSWLVFINDILFWIVQGLAIFYILFLVNKGELRFYIFIALLCGFAAYQSLFKKMYLRVLEISIRMAISIYRFFVKTLTLLIYKPIQGLIMALIAIAVMLGKGLYSLLKVILRVFWFTLKAVFLPVKWILSLLWKLLPKKIKKTVEKLYNKLAGYLQRIKNYVLKWTAKWKKPKE comes from the coding sequence ATGACACTGACCACTCAATTTGTGACCATGCTGGCGATGATTGGCATGGGAAGTGTATTTGGGGCTGCCCTTGATACGTATAATCGTTTCCTGCAAAGGACTAAGCGGAAAAGCTGGCTTGTTTTCATTAATGATATTCTTTTTTGGATCGTACAGGGTCTGGCAATCTTCTATATTTTATTCCTGGTGAATAAGGGTGAACTGAGGTTTTATATTTTCATTGCTTTGCTGTGCGGTTTTGCCGCTTATCAAAGCTTATTTAAGAAAATGTATCTGCGGGTATTGGAGATATCCATCCGAATGGCGATCTCCATATACCGCTTTTTCGTGAAGACCTTAACTTTGCTCATCTATAAACCCATTCAGGGTCTGATTATGGCGTTAATTGCGATTGCCGTCATGCTTGGAAAAGGACTTTATTCCCTTTTAAAAGTCATACTTCGAGTCTTTTGGTTCACCCTGAAGGCAGTTTTTCTGCCTGTCAAATGGATTTTGTCACTTTTATGGAAACTTTTGCCGAAAAAGATTAAAAAAACAGTCGAGAAGTTATATAATAAATTGGCAGGATATTTACAGCGTATAAAGAATTATGTTTTAAAATGGACAGCTAAGTGGAAAAAACCTAAAGAGTAA
- a CDS encoding RNA-binding S4 domain-containing protein — protein sequence MRLDKFLKVSRLIKRRTLAKEVSDQGRITINGQQAKASSTVKVGDELQVRFGQKLVTVKVERLQETTRKEEAAGMYSIVKEEKVESEA from the coding sequence ATGAGATTAGATAAATTTTTAAAAGTATCCAGGCTTATCAAAAGAAGAACATTGGCAAAAGAGGTTTCTGATCAGGGAAGGATCACGATAAACGGACAGCAGGCCAAAGCAAGCTCCACTGTTAAAGTGGGAGATGAGCTTCAAGTCCGCTTCGGCCAGAAGCTGGTAACGGTCAAGGTGGAACGCCTGCAGGAAACAACCCGCAAGGAAGAAGCGGCCGGCATGTACTCGATTGTAAAGGAAGAAAAAGTGGAATCAGAAGCATAA
- a CDS encoding FtsB family cell division protein, with translation MSVTKKKNVAKMETSYVKQQEAAEISAGRKKKLLFRRLAAFFTLAAVVSFFMITTLVSQSAALEEKVEEKTRLDQELSDLKKKEVMLEEEIVKLNDDEYIAKLARKDYFLSDNNEIIFNLPEEDAEKEKKKEKKAD, from the coding sequence ATGAGTGTCACCAAGAAGAAAAATGTAGCCAAAATGGAAACCAGCTATGTCAAACAGCAGGAAGCAGCAGAGATCAGTGCAGGCCGGAAGAAAAAGCTTTTATTTCGCAGATTAGCAGCATTTTTCACACTGGCAGCCGTCGTTTCTTTTTTTATGATCACCACACTCGTTTCGCAGTCTGCTGCTCTGGAAGAAAAAGTGGAAGAGAAAACCAGGCTGGATCAGGAGCTTTCTGACCTGAAGAAAAAAGAAGTTATGCTCGAAGAAGAAATTGTTAAGCTGAATGATGATGAGTATATCGCGAAGCTTGCCCGCAAAGATTATTTCCTATCTGACAATAACGAAATCATCTTTAACCTCCCTGAAGAAGATGCGGAAAAAGAAAAGAAGAAAGAAAAAAAGGCCGACTGA